CAAGTGCAATCATGACCCAGATCAAGATCCTAATAAGCCAGGGGCTTATTATCCATGAAGATGACCTTTACAAGCTCTCAGATATCGGGAAGGTGGTTGTTAAGAAAATGGTACCTCTTCTGAACACCCTTGGAGTGTTTTCGGATAATATGGACTACTGGGAAAACCATAATATCAGTGCAATCCCTGCTCATCTCCTGGACCGGATAGATGATCTCGGGCAATGCGAATTCATCGAACCCGACCTTGACAGGATGTATGAAATCCCCCAGAGAATTGAAGAAAAACTGGTACAGTCAACCCGTGTTATGGAAGTTTCTTCTTATTTTAATCCTGCTTATCCCTCTACCTATGTAGAGCTTGTGAAGAAAGGAACTGAAATATCTTTGATAATTACAAAGCCGGTCTTTGAAAGGCTGAAAAGAGAGTACAGCACATCCCTCAGGGAGTATCTGGAAAGAGACAACGCAAAAATCTGTGTCTGCGACTGCCCTGTAAAGGTAGCGTCAAGCGTAGTAACAGACCGTTTTCTGGCTCTTTCCCTCTTCTATAGAAACGGGATATACCACAACCATGCAATGATGAGTATGGAGAAAACAGCCCTGAAATGGGGAGAAGACCTTTTTTTGCATTACATGAAAAACTCAAAGGAAATAAAGGAAATCGAATGAGGAAGAACTGAAATCTGAGGAAATTAAACTCTGCAGGTCTCAGGAAATACAGCATTCCATAACTTAACCAAACGGGTCGACAGAGAGAATCTCCAGCCTTTTCTTTTTTCAATCCACTATTTTCGAGAGAGTTTAATCAGAAATCTTCTGACCTGTGTGACAATATTAGCTATACCGAACCTTTCTTGTCACGCTCGACGAAGGAGAGCGGTCTCGCAAATAAATAAAAAGAAGAAAAAGAAAATACGCAAATAAAAACTTGCGTTTGCTTTTAACATTATTACAATATATTCAAGCTTCTCCTTTTGACTTCTTTCTTCCTTTTCGGAAGGGCCGCCAGATAAGCTGGCGGAGGTACCCTATGAACAGGAATTAACTGCGGTTTCCAGGGTAAGAAAAAGTGTTCTTCGGAAAAGGAAGATAGTTCTGTATTCAATTTTTCCTAGTGCTTCGATTTCAAAATATGTCCATAAACCCTAGCTATAAATTCACTATCGATCAATTAATTCTTACTACAAATATGGATCAATTTTTGAATCAATGCACTCGATCAATATCCTACTTCTCTCCAACAAGCGCAGTGATCTGAACGCCGCCCTCACTTTTGAGGTAACGATTCAGCGTATACCCGTGCGTCAATCGCTTCCAGCACTGCCACTTCTGCTTCGTCAATTGCCATCATGGCAAAATCGATGGAAGCCACGGCATATGCCTCCGCATCATCCGCCCGTCTTGTTGCTTGTTTTGCTTCCATAGCCTCTTTTTCGGTTTCAATTTTGTTCTTGATTTGCTGAACCCTCTGATGAAAATCTTCCTGGAGTTCTTGCCAATTCATAGCCGTCGCTTCCTGGCGCTTTTTGACGTCAGCTTTGAACGATTCCTGCC
The genomic region above belongs to Methanosarcina horonobensis HB-1 = JCM 15518 and contains:
- a CDS encoding helix-turn-helix transcriptional regulator — translated: MKLEMLGTLFLSDKRKDLLLLLMEEPRNIDDIKNILNVTSSAIMTQIKILISQGLIIHEDDLYKLSDIGKVVVKKMVPLLNTLGVFSDNMDYWENHNISAIPAHLLDRIDDLGQCEFIEPDLDRMYEIPQRIEEKLVQSTRVMEVSSYFNPAYPSTYVELVKKGTEISLIITKPVFERLKREYSTSLREYLERDNAKICVCDCPVKVASSVVTDRFLALSLFYRNGIYHNHAMMSMEKTALKWGEDLFLHYMKNSKEIKEIE